The Nocardia sp. BMG51109 nucleotide sequence ATGGTCTTGCGCAGCGTCTCGGCGAGCAGGTCGAGCTCGGCCGGATCGAGTGCGGCCACGGTTACTCCTTCCCCAGGTCCAGCAGGCGGCGGGCGATGATGTTGCGCTGGATCTCGGCGGTGCCGCCGTAGATGGTGGCGGCGCGCGAGTACAGGAATTCGGTGCGCCACGCCGGATCGGTGAATTCCACCGCGCCGGGCAGCAAGTCGCGCGCGGTGTCGAACAGGCGCTGTTCCGCCGTCGCCAGCAGCACCTTGTCGACCGAGGTCTCCGCGCCGAGCCGGGCGCCGCCGGCGAGCCGCCGCTGGGTCGCGTGCGAGCGGCAGCGCACGGTGTGCAGGGCCAGGTAGGCGGCGCCCAGTTCGGCGTCGTCGGCGATCGCGGTCTGCTCCACGACCTGGTCCACTCGCGTGAACAGGTAGGCGATCCGGTGCCAGAAGCAGGTGGAACGCTCGTAGGGCAGCAGATCCATCGCCACCCGCCAGCCGTCCCCGGGATTGCCGAGCATGCGGTCGCCGGGCACCACCACGTCGTCGAGGAACACCTCGGCGAACTCGTCGACGCCGTGCATGGTGCGCAGCGGCCGCACGGTGATGCCGGGGGAGTCCATGTCGACGAAGAAGGCGGTGATCCCGTCGTGCCCGGGCCCGGTGCGGGTGAGCAGTACGCAGCGGGCCGCGTACTGCGCCAGGCTGGTCCACACCTTCTGCCCGCTGATCACCCAATCGTCACCGCGCGCAACGGCTTTGGTGCTCAGCGAGGCCAGATCGCTGCCCGAGCCGGGCTCGGAGAAGCCCTGGCACCACTGCTCGCGACCGGACAGCAGCAGCGGCACCATCTCCGCGGCCAGTTCCGGCCGGGCGTAGCTGATCATCGTCGGCGCCAGCACCTCGATCATCGAATAGATGCCCGGCTCGGCCAGATCGCGGGAGGCGACCTCCTCACCGAGGACGGCGCGCAGCGCGGCCGGCCCGCCGAGCCCGGTCACCTCGGCGGGCCAGCCGTAGCGCATCCAGTCCGCGTCGTACAGCGCGCGCCGCACCCGCAGCAACTGCTCGACCTGCCCGTCCAGCGAATGGTCCGGGCCCGGCGTGAGATCGTTGGCGGCCAGCCAGTCCCGCAGGCCCGACCGGAACCGGGCAATCTGCTCGTCGGGGGTGCCGGCGATCGCGTCCGGCGCGGCCACCGGTCAGACCACCGGCTCGCGGACGATGTCGAGATACGCCGCCCCGGA carries:
- a CDS encoding acyl-CoA dehydrogenase family protein — protein: MAAPDAIAGTPDEQIARFRSGLRDWLAANDLTPGPDHSLDGQVEQLLRVRRALYDADWMRYGWPAEVTGLGGPAALRAVLGEEVASRDLAEPGIYSMIEVLAPTMISYARPELAAEMVPLLLSGREQWCQGFSEPGSGSDLASLSTKAVARGDDWVISGQKVWTSLAQYAARCVLLTRTGPGHDGITAFFVDMDSPGITVRPLRTMHGVDEFAEVFLDDVVVPGDRMLGNPGDGWRVAMDLLPYERSTCFWHRIAYLFTRVDQVVEQTAIADDAELGAAYLALHTVRCRSHATQRRLAGGARLGAETSVDKVLLATAEQRLFDTARDLLPGAVEFTDPAWRTEFLYSRAATIYGGTAEIQRNIIARRLLDLGKE